A stretch of the Prochlorococcus marinus str. MIT 0918 genome encodes the following:
- the fabI gene encoding enoyl-ACP reductase FabI yields the protein MLLDLSGKKILVTGIANNRSIAWGIAQQLHAAGAELGITYLPDEKGRFEGKVRELTAPLNPSLFLPLNVQNNSQIEEVFNEIKNKWNQLDGLVHCLAFAGKEELIGDYSDTSSEGFARALDISAYSLAPLCKYAKPLFSEKAGVVTLTYLGAERAIPNYNVMGVAKAALEASVRYLSAELGADKQVRVNAISAGPIRTLASSAIGGILDMIHNVEEKAPLRRTVTQIEVGNTAAFLLSDLASGISGQTIYVDAGYSINGM from the coding sequence ATGCTTCTCGATCTAAGTGGCAAAAAAATCCTTGTAACAGGAATAGCTAACAATCGTTCAATTGCTTGGGGAATTGCTCAACAACTTCATGCAGCCGGGGCAGAATTAGGAATAACATATTTGCCAGATGAAAAAGGTAGATTTGAAGGTAAAGTGCGTGAATTAACTGCTCCTTTAAATCCAAGTCTATTTTTACCATTAAATGTTCAAAATAATTCTCAAATTGAAGAGGTCTTTAATGAAATAAAAAACAAATGGAACCAGCTTGATGGACTAGTACATTGTCTAGCTTTTGCAGGGAAAGAAGAATTAATTGGCGACTATAGTGATACATCTTCTGAAGGGTTTGCACGAGCACTTGATATCAGCGCATATTCTTTGGCCCCTTTATGCAAATACGCGAAACCTCTTTTCAGCGAAAAGGCTGGTGTAGTTACGCTGACATATTTAGGAGCAGAAAGAGCAATACCTAATTACAACGTTATGGGAGTAGCGAAAGCTGCTCTTGAGGCATCTGTTCGTTACCTTTCTGCTGAATTAGGGGCTGACAAACAAGTACGTGTAAATGCAATCAGTGCAGGTCCCATAAGAACCTTGGCCAGTTCTGCAATTGGAGGGATACTAGACATGATCCACAATGTGGAGGAAAAAGCTCCTTTGCGCAGAACAGTTACCCAAATAGAAGTAGGGAATACTGCAGCATTCTTATTAAGCGATCTAGCTAGTGGGATATCTGGACAAACTATTTACGTAGATGCTGGTTATTCCATTAACGGAATGTAA
- a CDS encoding thioredoxin family protein: protein MVLVSSTMLPLGTYLPSFDLPLLRGSGQSFHGFSSSLKRINNKMLSRKPILIMILCAHCPFVKHIESQISQLEIDFKDIVEFVGVASNCLLTHPEDGPDYLKKQILENNWRFPYLLDLSQSFVKSLKAACTPDFFLFSPSPEDGIQQLVYRGQLDESSPGNGIPVTGNDLREALDSVLNFKEVEKNQKPSIGCNIKWIPGSEPPWFG from the coding sequence ATGGTTCTTGTTTCATCCACGATGTTGCCACTAGGCACATATTTGCCCTCTTTTGACTTGCCATTATTAAGAGGGTCAGGTCAGAGCTTTCATGGGTTTTCAAGTTCTTTAAAAAGAATTAATAACAAGATGCTTTCTAGAAAACCCATTTTAATAATGATACTTTGTGCTCATTGTCCATTCGTAAAGCATATTGAAAGTCAAATAAGTCAATTGGAGATTGATTTTAAGGACATAGTTGAATTTGTGGGGGTTGCAAGCAATTGCTTGCTAACTCACCCTGAAGATGGACCTGATTATTTAAAAAAACAGATCTTAGAGAATAATTGGCGGTTCCCTTATTTGCTTGATTTAAGCCAGTCTTTTGTAAAATCTTTAAAGGCAGCATGTACGCCTGATTTTTTTCTGTTTTCACCTTCACCTGAGGATGGTATACAGCAGTTGGTTTATAGAGGTCAATTGGATGAAAGTTCTCCTGGTAATGGTATTCCAGTAACAGGAAATGATCTTAGGGAAGCTTTGGATTCTGTTTTGAATTTTAAAGAGGTTGAAAAGAATCAAAAACCTTCTATTGGCTGTAATATTAAATGGATACCGGGTTCTGAGCCTCCTTGGTTTGGTTGA
- a CDS encoding DegT/DnrJ/EryC1/StrS family aminotransferase: MQVPPFSLDQQLSEIGEDIKSSVLNVLSSGNYIGGEEVKKFESSFAEKTGVKHVIGCNSGTDALILALRALNIGPGDEVITPSFSFFATAEAISNVGAKPVFVDTDPANYLVDLNLLQQAVTQSTKAVLPVHLFGRPVDMDQIMSFAKRNEIKVIEDCAQAAGSEWGGKPVGSIGDIGCFSFFPTKNLGAAGDGGAVTTNDENLATAIRQLAVHGMPRRYFHTQLGYNSRLDAIQAAVLNVKLEHLFKWVIKRTEIAKRYHQLLKDIPGIILPEFSQNHTHINSWNQFVVRVQSSILDKAIINQDVNKQPIINNINLPNSSSRDWLKQTLSEYGVNTIIYYPIPIHLQPVYQKLGNKINSLPNTEILCSEVLSLPIFPELSIEQQDYVVNAIKQSIQKASLI; the protein is encoded by the coding sequence ATGCAGGTACCTCCATTTAGTCTTGATCAACAGTTATCCGAAATCGGAGAGGATATAAAGTCGTCTGTTTTGAATGTTTTAAGTAGTGGTAATTACATAGGAGGAGAAGAAGTCAAAAAATTTGAAAGTTCTTTTGCAGAAAAAACTGGTGTTAAGCATGTTATTGGGTGTAACAGTGGAACAGATGCTTTGATACTTGCTTTAAGAGCATTGAATATTGGTCCAGGGGATGAGGTGATAACTCCATCTTTTAGTTTTTTTGCGACAGCTGAAGCTATCAGTAATGTAGGGGCTAAACCAGTTTTTGTAGATACTGATCCAGCTAATTATTTGGTGGATCTGAATTTACTTCAACAAGCAGTAACTCAATCAACAAAAGCGGTTTTGCCTGTGCATCTTTTTGGCAGACCTGTTGATATGGATCAGATCATGTCGTTTGCTAAGAGGAATGAGATTAAAGTAATTGAAGATTGTGCTCAGGCTGCTGGTTCTGAATGGGGTGGGAAGCCTGTTGGAAGTATTGGAGATATTGGTTGCTTTAGTTTTTTTCCTACTAAGAATCTTGGAGCCGCAGGAGATGGTGGCGCTGTAACTACAAATGATGAAAATTTAGCAACAGCAATAAGACAGCTTGCTGTTCATGGCATGCCTAGAAGATATTTTCATACTCAACTTGGTTACAACAGTCGTTTGGATGCAATACAAGCAGCTGTTTTAAATGTCAAATTGGAGCACCTGTTTAAATGGGTAATAAAAAGAACAGAAATAGCTAAAAGATATCATCAACTATTAAAAGATATACCAGGTATAATTCTTCCTGAATTCTCTCAAAATCATACGCATATTAATTCATGGAATCAATTTGTCGTTAGAGTTCAAAGTTCTATTTTAGATAAGGCAATAATAAATCAAGATGTAAATAAACAACCTATAATTAATAATATTAATTTACCTAATAGCTCTTCAAGGGATTGGTTGAAACAAACCTTGTCTGAGTATGGTGTTAATACAATTATCTATTATCCTATACCCATTCACCTTCAACCCGTATATCAAAAATTAGGAAATAAAATTAATTCTCTTCCTAATACAGAGATTCTCTGCAGTGAAGTTCTTAGCTTGCCAATATTTCCTGAGTTAAGTATTGAGCAACAAGATTATGTAGTGAATGCAATTAAGCAATCAATTCAGAAGGCCTCTCTCATTTAG
- a CDS encoding NUDIX hydrolase, which translates to MSPLSAPEPSKILENVQSLNAKKIRFEINQFELPIGIKSTFGLIRHPGAALAVPITEEGKVIILRQYRFAVARRILEFPAGTLEEGEDPLKTIKRELQEESGYKASQWDYLGLMLPCPGYSDEVIHLFLARELTPLSKKPKGDDDEDIEVLEMSSNELEKSIHSNDEALDGKSITAWHRACNFLDL; encoded by the coding sequence ATGAGTCCATTATCCGCCCCCGAACCTTCCAAAATTCTTGAAAATGTTCAATCATTAAATGCAAAAAAAATTCGATTTGAAATAAACCAATTTGAGCTCCCTATAGGCATAAAAAGTACTTTCGGGTTAATACGTCACCCCGGGGCAGCTTTAGCAGTGCCAATTACAGAGGAGGGGAAAGTCATTATTCTTAGGCAATATAGATTTGCCGTTGCAAGAAGAATACTTGAATTCCCAGCAGGCACTCTTGAGGAAGGAGAAGACCCTTTAAAAACAATTAAAAGAGAGCTCCAAGAAGAATCTGGCTATAAAGCTTCTCAATGGGATTATTTAGGCTTAATGCTTCCTTGCCCTGGTTATTCCGATGAAGTCATTCATCTTTTTCTAGCTCGAGAACTAACACCTTTAAGTAAAAAGCCAAAAGGAGATGACGATGAAGATATTGAAGTATTAGAAATGTCTAGCAATGAATTGGAGAAAAGTATACATAGCAATGATGAAGCTTTAGATGGTAAAAGCATTACCGCTTGGCATAGAGCATGTAATTTTTTAGACCTATAG
- the folK gene encoding 2-amino-4-hydroxy-6-hydroxymethyldihydropteridine diphosphokinase, producing the protein MSSINYSKPRAIAIGLGANIKSPIGPPILTLIKARPLIEQALTQWIKSLNQVTKNNLSKSSSLNFKWSPLYKTHPIGGPSKQPAFINAALMICGKDLSKISPSELAAKNLLKRLAEIEKIFGRDRKALEIHWGPRSLDLDLLAWGDLQINTPELILPHPRLIERDFVLIPLSEALNKGENKPQRIPPQKGWSE; encoded by the coding sequence ATGTCTTCTATTAACTATTCAAAGCCAAGAGCAATTGCTATTGGATTAGGAGCCAATATTAAAAGCCCTATAGGCCCTCCAATTCTAACTTTAATTAAAGCAAGGCCGTTAATAGAACAAGCATTAACCCAATGGATTAAAAGTCTTAATCAAGTCACGAAAAATAACCTTTCCAAATCATCAAGCCTCAACTTTAAATGGTCACCTTTATACAAAACTCATCCAATAGGAGGGCCTTCGAAGCAACCAGCATTTATTAATGCTGCCCTAATGATTTGTGGAAAAGATCTATCAAAAATATCTCCTTCGGAACTTGCAGCCAAAAATCTTTTAAAAAGATTAGCTGAAATAGAAAAGATTTTTGGCAGAGACAGGAAAGCTTTAGAAATTCATTGGGGGCCTAGATCTCTAGATCTGGATCTTTTAGCATGGGGTGATTTACAAATAAACACGCCAGAACTAATACTTCCCCATCCCAGGTTAATAGAAAGAGATTTTGTTCTCATACCATTATCTGAAGCTCTTAATAAGGGAGAGAACAAACCACAAAGAATTCCACCTCAAAAAGGTTGGTCAGAATAA